The Paenibacillus sp. MBLB1832 genome has a window encoding:
- a CDS encoding thiamine diphosphokinase produces the protein MARIMIITGGTLGDWVLEEIHHDDILVGSDRGALFLIQHGYQPHISMGDFDSVTREELALIRSSSHAFIDCDPIYKDLTDTEMAFNWALDQQPSHILLVGALGTRFDHSLANVHLLRKGLAQGIPCSILDGHNHLMVIDRTTRVERGPYTHISLLPLTLEVTGITLHGFQYPLHQATLTIGQSLGISNILQEANGLIEVSTGLLLVIQSKD, from the coding sequence ATGGCACGCATCATGATCATTACTGGCGGCACGCTCGGAGACTGGGTGTTAGAAGAAATTCATCATGACGACATCCTGGTCGGCTCGGATCGGGGAGCACTCTTCCTTATCCAGCACGGGTATCAGCCGCACATCTCGATGGGAGATTTCGATTCTGTCACGAGAGAGGAATTAGCCCTCATTCGTTCGTCGAGTCACGCTTTCATCGATTGTGATCCGATTTACAAAGATTTGACCGATACAGAAATGGCGTTTAATTGGGCGCTGGATCAACAACCCAGCCACATACTGCTCGTCGGCGCACTCGGCACACGCTTCGATCATTCACTGGCTAACGTGCATCTGCTACGCAAAGGCTTAGCCCAAGGCATTCCCTGCTCCATCCTAGATGGCCATAACCATCTGATGGTGATTGATCGAACGACCCGTGTGGAGCGCGGGCCGTACACCCATATTTCGCTGCTTCCGCTTACCTTGGAAGTCACGGGCATCACTTTGCACGGCTTCCAATATCCGCTTCATCAAGCGACGCTTACTATTGGACAGTCCTTGGGGATTAGCAATATCCTGCAGGAGGCGAATGGACTTATCGAAGTATCGACGGGCTTATTGCTCGTCATTCAAAGCAAAGACTAA